One genomic segment of Chelmon rostratus isolate fCheRos1 chromosome 22, fCheRos1.pri, whole genome shotgun sequence includes these proteins:
- the LOC121625505 gene encoding SLIT-ROBO Rho GTPase-activating protein 1-like isoform X2, with protein sequence MRVQLLQDLQDFFRKKAEIETEYSRNLEKLAERFMAKTRSTKDHQQYKKDQNLLSPVNCWYLLLNQVRRESKDHATLSDLYLNNVITRLTHISEDSARLLKRSKEIIFQLQEDLMKLLNELYTVMKTYHMYHVETISAETKLREAERQEGRVKGVSGTGGGVEPVFGLRIEERHQRRNAARKMEKMREKRKAKYSENKLKTLKARNEYLLTLEATNASVFKYYIHDLPDIIDCCDLGYHSSLSRALRTYLSAELSLEASRRAGLEVLEGAVEGLDPARDRQRLLGLYPTAFCPPQRFGFQAHMGDAVTQIASQPQVQAELTLRLTQLQTRLASLKIENEEVKKTWGATLTTLQDMTVLDDYDVSQSFTHSPSSESVKSSVSDGYLNKPSLAKRRANQQETELFYFTKFREYLEGSNLISKLQAKHDILKKALAEGYKAELLTTSRGRKNSHSKHQDSTKAIPLLVESCIRFINLHGLQHQGIFRVSGSQVEVNDIKNSFERGNDPLIDEESNHDINSVAGVLKLYFRGLENPLFPKERFNDLISCVRIENMYERAQCIRKILLGVPRATLVVMRYLFAFLNHLSQYSDENMMDAGNLAIVFGPTLLPTPDTLDQVACQAHVNEVIKTVILNHDNIFPDTKELPGPVYEKCMTGDQYCESPFSEPGALEETEPDGGTETQTSDEEGEAVEAVARFDYVGRSGRELSFKKGASLQLFQRASHDWWEGRHNGNHGLVPHQYIVVKDRADAMSDALSQKADSDGGSSSTDDKRSRSELSSPTDIRPPETYNSHRRKRTDGLFRRPLGRSNDSHCHGNGGLMERSSPPVTGHFSPRELLLGRGQGLTPPLDSPERRRRSAAVTMTVSRHDSLRRPEDTPIRRSSSGQHGFSDSHRSRALDPDTLAQDIEETVTVALGELRQLERQGCRPAPDVVLDTLEQVKNGPIATCSSDPLSPLSPISPLPGPPPGPPRPANPSPDTLGSFKPVAAARIGAPLRPPALRPKPMVPPKSSTPPLPPPLDKSCTM encoded by the exons atgcGAGTCCAGCTGCTTCAGGACCTGCAGGACTTCTTCAGGAAGAAGGCCGAGATCGAGACAGAATATTCcagaaacctggagaagctGGCAGAGAGGTTCATGGCCAAAACACGCAGCACGAAAGACCATCAGCAATACAA GAAGGACCAGAACCTGCTCTCTCCAGTCAACTGCTGGTACTTGCTCTTAAACCAG gtgaggagggagagtaAGGACCACGCCACGCTCAGTGACCTCTACCTGAACAACGTCATCACCCGCCTCACTCACATCAGCGAGGACTCTGCCCGCCTGCTGAAGAGG AGTAAGGAGATCATCTTTCAGCTTCAGGAAGACCTCATGAAGCTTCTGAACGAGCTTTATACC GTGATGAAGACATATCACATGTACCACGTGGAGACGATCAGTGCGGAAACCAAGCTGCGGGAGGCGGAGCGTCAGGAGGGGCGTGTGAAGGGCGTGTCGGGGACGGGCGGAGGGGTGGAGCCTGTGTTCGGCCTGCGGATAGAAGAGCGCCACCAGAGACGCAACGCCGCACGCAAGAtggagaagatgagagagaag AGGAAGGCAAAGTACTCAGAGAACAAACTGAAGACTCTTAAAGCCAGGAATGAGTATCTGTTGACTCTGGAGGCCACCAACGCCTCCGTGTTTAAATACTACATCCACGACCTGCCCGATATCATAGAC TGCTGTGACCTAGGGTACCACTCCAGTCTGAGCCGGGCTCTGAGGACCTACCTATCGGCCGAACTGAGCCTCGAAGCCTCCAGGAGGGCGGGCCTGGAGGTGCTGGAGGGCGCCGTGGAGGGCCTGGACCCCGCCCGCGACAGGCAGCGTCTGCTGGGCCTCTACCCCACTGCCTTCTGCCCCCCACAGCGCTTCGGCTTCCAGGCCCACATGGGCGACGCA gtgaCCCAGATTGCCTCCCAGCCGCAGGTCCAGGCTGAGCTCACCTTGCGCCTCACGCAGCTCCAGACCCGCCTGGCGTCTCTGAAGATAGAGAATGAGgag GTGAAAAAGACCTGGGGCGCGACTCTGACCACCCTGCAGGACATGACGGTGCTGGACGACTACGACGTCTCCCAGAGCTTCACCCACAGCCCGTCCTCCGAGTCGGTGAAGTCCAGCGTGTCGGACGGCTACTTGAACAAACCGAGTCTGGCCAAGAGACGAGCCAATCAGCAGGAGACGGAGCTCTTCTACTTCACT AAATTCCGCGAGTATCTGGAGGGGAGTAATCTAATTTCCAAACTCCAGGCCAAACATGACATTCTGAAGAAAGCCTTAGCCGAGG GGTATAAAGCTGAACTGCTGACTACCAG TCGTGGGCGGAAGAACTCCCATAGCAAGCACCAG GATTCAACCAAAGCCATACCTTTGCTTGTGGAGAGCTGCATCCGCTTCATCAACCTGCACG GTCTCCAGCATCAAGGCATATTCCGGGTGTCAGGATCACAGGTGGAGGTCAACGACATCAAGAACTCCTTCGAGAGAG GTAATGACCCGCTGATCGACGAGGAGAGCAACCATGACATCAACTCTGTGGCTGGAGTGCTGAAGCTCTACTTCAGGGGTTTGGAGAACCCGCTGTTTCCAAAGGAAAGGTTCAATGACCTCATCTCCTGCGTCC GAATCGAGAACATGTACGAGAGAGCGCAGTGCATCCGCAAGATCCTGCTGGGTGTCCCGAGGGCGACGCTGGTGGTGATGCGTTACCTGTTCGCCTTCCTCAACCA CCTCTCCCAGTACAGCGATGAGAACATGATGGATGCCGGGAACCTGGCCATTGTGTTCGGCCCCACCCTCCTGCCCACGCCGGACACGCTGGACCAGGTGGCCTGTCAGGCGCACGTGAATGAGGTCATCAAAACGGTCATCCTGAACCACGACAACATCTTCCCAGACACCAAGGAGCTGCCCGGGCCGGTTTATGAGAAGTGTATGACCGGGGACCAGTACTG CGAGAGTCCGTTCAGCGAGCCGGGAGCGTTGGAGGAGACCGAGCCCGACGGCGGCACCGAGACCCAGACCAGCGACGAGG AGGGCGAGGCCGTGGAGGCGGTGGCGAGGTTCGACTACGTGGGCCGGTCGGGCCGCGAGCTCTCCTTCAAGAAGGGAGCGTCCCTGCAGCTCTTCCAGCGGGCGTCACATGACTGGTGGGAGGGGCGGCACAACGGCAACCACGGCCTGGTGCCTCATCAGTACATCGTGGTGAAGGACAG GGCCGACGCCATGTCAGATGCGCTCAGTCAGAAAGCGGACAGCGAcggaggaagcagcagcaccGACGACAAGAGGTCCAGGAGCGAGCTGAGCTCCCCCACCGACATCAGACCACCAGAGACCTACAACAG ccacaggaggaagaggaccgACGGGTTATTCCGCCGCCCCCTCGGTCGCTCCAACGACAGCCACTGCCACGGCAACGGGGGGTTGATGGAGCGGAGCTCCCCACCTGTGACGGGTCACTTCAGTCccagggagctgctgctggggaGGGGGCAAGGCTTGACTCCGCCCCTCGACAGCCCAGAGCGCCGCCGCCGCTCGGCCGCCGTGACCATGACGGTGAGCAGACATGACTCGCTGCGGAGGCCGGAGGACACGCCCATCCGGCGCTCGAGCAGCGGGCAGCACGGCTTCAGTGACTCGCATCGGTCCAGAGCGCTGGACCCCGACACACTGGCACAG GACATCGAGGAGACGGTGACCGTGGCTCTGGGGGAGTTGAGGCAGTTGGAGCGGCAGGGCTGCCGGCCGGCTCCCGACGTGGTGCTGGACACTCTCGAGCAGGTGAAGAACGGCCCCATCGCCACCTGCTCCTCCGA CCCCCTCAGTCCTCTGAGCCCCATCAGCCCGCTCCCCGGACCTCCGCCTGGGCCTCCCAGACCGGCCAACCCTTCCCCCGACACCCTGGGCTCCTTCAAGCCCGTGGCGGCCGCACGCATCGGGGCTCCTCTGCGGCCCCCAGCCCTTAGGCCCAAACCTATGGTCCCACCCAAGAGCAGCACCCCGCCTCTGCCCCCACCGCTGGACAAATCCTGCACCATGTGA
- the LOC121625505 gene encoding SLIT-ROBO Rho GTPase-activating protein 1-like isoform X1 — MRVQLLQDLQDFFRKKAEIETEYSRNLEKLAERFMAKTRSTKDHQQYKKDQNLLSPVNCWYLLLNQVRRESKDHATLSDLYLNNVITRLTHISEDSARLLKRSKEIIFQLQEDLMKLLNELYTVMKTYHMYHVETISAETKLREAERQEGRVKGVSGTGGGVEPVFGLRIEERHQRRNAARKMEKMREKRKAKYSENKLKTLKARNEYLLTLEATNASVFKYYIHDLPDIIDCCDLGYHSSLSRALRTYLSAELSLEASRRAGLEVLEGAVEGLDPARDRQRLLGLYPTAFCPPQRFGFQAHMGDAVTQIASQPQVQAELTLRLTQLQTRLASLKIENEEVKKTWGATLTTLQDMTVLDDYDVSQSFTHSPSSESVKSSVSDGYLNKPSLAKRRANQQETELFYFTKFREYLEGSNLISKLQAKHDILKKALAEGYKAELLTTSRGRKNSHSKHQDSTKAIPLLVESCIRFINLHGLQHQGIFRVSGSQVEVNDIKNSFERGNDPLIDEESNHDINSVAGVLKLYFRGLENPLFPKERFNDLISCVRIENMYERAQCIRKILLGVPRATLVVMRYLFAFLNHLSQYSDENMMDAGNLAIVFGPTLLPTPDTLDQVACQAHVNEVIKTVILNHDNIFPDTKELPGPVYEKCMTGDQYCESPFSEPGALEETEPDGGTETQTSDEEGEAVEAVARFDYVGRSGRELSFKKGASLQLFQRASHDWWEGRHNGNHGLVPHQYIVVKDRADAMSDALSQKADSDGGSSSTDDKRSRSELSSPTDIRPPETYNRSVIHRRKRTDGLFRRPLGRSNDSHCHGNGGLMERSSPPVTGHFSPRELLLGRGQGLTPPLDSPERRRRSAAVTMTVSRHDSLRRPEDTPIRRSSSGQHGFSDSHRSRALDPDTLAQDIEETVTVALGELRQLERQGCRPAPDVVLDTLEQVKNGPIATCSSESPSPHSTPSTPGTPGTPGTPGTPGTPGTPGTPSPLSPLSPISPLPGPPPGPPRPANPSPDTLGSFKPVAAARIGAPLRPPALRPKPMVPPKSSTPPLPPPLDKSCTM, encoded by the exons atgcGAGTCCAGCTGCTTCAGGACCTGCAGGACTTCTTCAGGAAGAAGGCCGAGATCGAGACAGAATATTCcagaaacctggagaagctGGCAGAGAGGTTCATGGCCAAAACACGCAGCACGAAAGACCATCAGCAATACAA GAAGGACCAGAACCTGCTCTCTCCAGTCAACTGCTGGTACTTGCTCTTAAACCAG gtgaggagggagagtaAGGACCACGCCACGCTCAGTGACCTCTACCTGAACAACGTCATCACCCGCCTCACTCACATCAGCGAGGACTCTGCCCGCCTGCTGAAGAGG AGTAAGGAGATCATCTTTCAGCTTCAGGAAGACCTCATGAAGCTTCTGAACGAGCTTTATACC GTGATGAAGACATATCACATGTACCACGTGGAGACGATCAGTGCGGAAACCAAGCTGCGGGAGGCGGAGCGTCAGGAGGGGCGTGTGAAGGGCGTGTCGGGGACGGGCGGAGGGGTGGAGCCTGTGTTCGGCCTGCGGATAGAAGAGCGCCACCAGAGACGCAACGCCGCACGCAAGAtggagaagatgagagagaag AGGAAGGCAAAGTACTCAGAGAACAAACTGAAGACTCTTAAAGCCAGGAATGAGTATCTGTTGACTCTGGAGGCCACCAACGCCTCCGTGTTTAAATACTACATCCACGACCTGCCCGATATCATAGAC TGCTGTGACCTAGGGTACCACTCCAGTCTGAGCCGGGCTCTGAGGACCTACCTATCGGCCGAACTGAGCCTCGAAGCCTCCAGGAGGGCGGGCCTGGAGGTGCTGGAGGGCGCCGTGGAGGGCCTGGACCCCGCCCGCGACAGGCAGCGTCTGCTGGGCCTCTACCCCACTGCCTTCTGCCCCCCACAGCGCTTCGGCTTCCAGGCCCACATGGGCGACGCA gtgaCCCAGATTGCCTCCCAGCCGCAGGTCCAGGCTGAGCTCACCTTGCGCCTCACGCAGCTCCAGACCCGCCTGGCGTCTCTGAAGATAGAGAATGAGgag GTGAAAAAGACCTGGGGCGCGACTCTGACCACCCTGCAGGACATGACGGTGCTGGACGACTACGACGTCTCCCAGAGCTTCACCCACAGCCCGTCCTCCGAGTCGGTGAAGTCCAGCGTGTCGGACGGCTACTTGAACAAACCGAGTCTGGCCAAGAGACGAGCCAATCAGCAGGAGACGGAGCTCTTCTACTTCACT AAATTCCGCGAGTATCTGGAGGGGAGTAATCTAATTTCCAAACTCCAGGCCAAACATGACATTCTGAAGAAAGCCTTAGCCGAGG GGTATAAAGCTGAACTGCTGACTACCAG TCGTGGGCGGAAGAACTCCCATAGCAAGCACCAG GATTCAACCAAAGCCATACCTTTGCTTGTGGAGAGCTGCATCCGCTTCATCAACCTGCACG GTCTCCAGCATCAAGGCATATTCCGGGTGTCAGGATCACAGGTGGAGGTCAACGACATCAAGAACTCCTTCGAGAGAG GTAATGACCCGCTGATCGACGAGGAGAGCAACCATGACATCAACTCTGTGGCTGGAGTGCTGAAGCTCTACTTCAGGGGTTTGGAGAACCCGCTGTTTCCAAAGGAAAGGTTCAATGACCTCATCTCCTGCGTCC GAATCGAGAACATGTACGAGAGAGCGCAGTGCATCCGCAAGATCCTGCTGGGTGTCCCGAGGGCGACGCTGGTGGTGATGCGTTACCTGTTCGCCTTCCTCAACCA CCTCTCCCAGTACAGCGATGAGAACATGATGGATGCCGGGAACCTGGCCATTGTGTTCGGCCCCACCCTCCTGCCCACGCCGGACACGCTGGACCAGGTGGCCTGTCAGGCGCACGTGAATGAGGTCATCAAAACGGTCATCCTGAACCACGACAACATCTTCCCAGACACCAAGGAGCTGCCCGGGCCGGTTTATGAGAAGTGTATGACCGGGGACCAGTACTG CGAGAGTCCGTTCAGCGAGCCGGGAGCGTTGGAGGAGACCGAGCCCGACGGCGGCACCGAGACCCAGACCAGCGACGAGG AGGGCGAGGCCGTGGAGGCGGTGGCGAGGTTCGACTACGTGGGCCGGTCGGGCCGCGAGCTCTCCTTCAAGAAGGGAGCGTCCCTGCAGCTCTTCCAGCGGGCGTCACATGACTGGTGGGAGGGGCGGCACAACGGCAACCACGGCCTGGTGCCTCATCAGTACATCGTGGTGAAGGACAG GGCCGACGCCATGTCAGATGCGCTCAGTCAGAAAGCGGACAGCGAcggaggaagcagcagcaccGACGACAAGAGGTCCAGGAGCGAGCTGAGCTCCCCCACCGACATCAGACCACCAGAGACCTACAACAGGTCTGTGAT ccacaggaggaagaggaccgACGGGTTATTCCGCCGCCCCCTCGGTCGCTCCAACGACAGCCACTGCCACGGCAACGGGGGGTTGATGGAGCGGAGCTCCCCACCTGTGACGGGTCACTTCAGTCccagggagctgctgctggggaGGGGGCAAGGCTTGACTCCGCCCCTCGACAGCCCAGAGCGCCGCCGCCGCTCGGCCGCCGTGACCATGACGGTGAGCAGACATGACTCGCTGCGGAGGCCGGAGGACACGCCCATCCGGCGCTCGAGCAGCGGGCAGCACGGCTTCAGTGACTCGCATCGGTCCAGAGCGCTGGACCCCGACACACTGGCACAG GACATCGAGGAGACGGTGACCGTGGCTCTGGGGGAGTTGAGGCAGTTGGAGCGGCAGGGCTGCCGGCCGGCTCCCGACGTGGTGCTGGACACTCTCGAGCAGGTGAAGAACGGCCCCATCGCCACCTGCTCCTCCGAGTCTCCCAGCCCCCACAGCACCCCCAGCACACCAGGCACACCGGGAACCCCCGGGACTCCCGGGACCCCCGGGACTCCCGGCACACCCGGCACCCCGAGCCCCCTCAGTCCTCTGAGCCCCATCAGCCCGCTCCCCGGACCTCCGCCTGGGCCTCCCAGACCGGCCAACCCTTCCCCCGACACCCTGGGCTCCTTCAAGCCCGTGGCGGCCGCACGCATCGGGGCTCCTCTGCGGCCCCCAGCCCTTAGGCCCAAACCTATGGTCCCACCCAAGAGCAGCACCCCGCCTCTGCCCCCACCGCTGGACAAATCCTGCACCATGTGA